In one Herpetosiphon gulosus genomic region, the following are encoded:
- a CDS encoding pre-peptidase C-terminal domain-containing protein: protein MTRTLVRRWPTMSMLLIVWLVLLTTTARAATPLTVQFNVSESGHTEAVTLTITADVPLATTITLDLDPTLTVTASASDCRRDGTQWQCRTSDSPWIGVFAVAFDLATPAGTVATAHVTAPNASATAQITAVGIPAATATATTTATSQPPVATETIGPTATPWLTPTPMLPSAEPLPDSAEPNNETGRATPLGVPSTLDKLSFWPLGDVDYFAVQVKPSQAGLTLTVNTYLTVGLDTQLRLLTSDGTEIASNDDVGPTDPRSSIAVRAAAGTYLLEVRNVAPTHPAFKTYRLEVALVAAPTAAPIPTTEAAPAAAPWDSYHGNYGWETAALIPIGDTVEGLTFGCPDYAYLDLASCTVPDFFTISVKGGLCYSASTTVAAGVDTNLIVYGPERDMAAPWAGNDDAAPDEAGSTVLFCVPESAGVLDAYLLIGQVGRLAPPLHERTYTLRVDRWLPTTATPTATTIPMGTGGTAGGIAPTNGGDGMGGSNPQPQPAAPQPTLSERDTPLAGIQIEEIPIAQAAQPTAQPTILVPLSVVVCYDGVHANKSCDIDEGVAGVTVYVTDEQSGTILAQAVTDPSGRAAMSVRVRDTAMLIVSMPSFDATQRVSARMPQVKPIMVSTVTPLPALLP from the coding sequence ATGACCCGCACCCTTGTGCGGCGCTGGCCCACGATGAGCATGCTGCTGATTGTGTGGTTGGTGCTGCTTACGACGACCGCCCGCGCAGCTACGCCGCTGACAGTGCAATTCAATGTGTCCGAATCGGGCCACACCGAGGCCGTGACCTTGACGATCACCGCCGATGTGCCGCTGGCAACGACGATCACGCTGGATCTTGACCCCACGTTGACGGTGACGGCCTCGGCCAGCGATTGCCGCCGTGACGGAACCCAGTGGCAGTGCCGCACGAGCGATAGTCCATGGATCGGGGTTTTTGCGGTGGCGTTTGACCTCGCGACCCCTGCCGGAACGGTGGCGACGGCCCATGTCACCGCGCCCAATGCCAGCGCAACGGCGCAGATTACCGCCGTGGGGATTCCGGCAGCGACGGCGACTGCGACGACCACGGCAACCAGCCAACCACCCGTGGCCACCGAAACCATAGGGCCAACCGCCACGCCATGGCTGACCCCCACGCCGATGTTGCCGAGCGCTGAGCCGTTGCCGGATAGCGCCGAACCCAATAACGAGACAGGCCGCGCCACGCCGTTGGGCGTGCCCAGTACCCTCGATAAGCTCTCGTTTTGGCCGTTGGGGGATGTGGACTATTTCGCAGTGCAGGTGAAGCCAAGCCAAGCGGGGTTGACCTTAACGGTGAATACCTATTTAACGGTGGGCTTGGATACGCAGCTGCGATTGCTGACCAGCGACGGAACTGAAATCGCCAGCAATGACGATGTTGGGCCAACTGACCCGCGTTCGTCGATTGCCGTGCGAGCCGCAGCCGGAACCTATCTGCTGGAAGTGCGCAACGTGGCCCCGACCCATCCAGCCTTCAAAACCTACCGCTTGGAGGTGGCGTTGGTTGCGGCCCCGACCGCCGCGCCAATCCCAACAACCGAAGCCGCGCCCGCAGCGGCCCCGTGGGATAGCTATCACGGCAACTATGGGTGGGAGACGGCGGCGCTGATTCCGATTGGCGACACCGTGGAGGGCTTGACCTTTGGCTGTCCTGATTACGCCTATTTGGATTTGGCCAGCTGCACCGTGCCGGATTTCTTCACGATCAGCGTGAAGGGTGGTTTGTGTTATTCGGCCAGCACCACGGTTGCAGCAGGGGTTGACACGAACTTAATCGTGTATGGCCCCGAACGCGACATGGCCGCGCCATGGGCAGGCAACGACGACGCAGCCCCCGACGAGGCAGGCAGTACGGTGCTGTTTTGTGTGCCCGAAAGCGCCGGAGTTCTTGATGCCTATCTCTTAATTGGCCAAGTTGGACGCTTAGCCCCACCGCTGCACGAGCGCACCTACACCCTCAGGGTGGATCGCTGGTTGCCGACCACGGCGACCCCAACGGCGACGACGATCCCCATGGGCACGGGTGGCACGGCAGGCGGCATCGCACCGACCAATGGTGGTGATGGCATGGGCGGCAGTAATCCGCAGCCCCAGCCTGCCGCGCCGCAACCGACACTGAGCGAGCGCGATACGCCCTTGGCAGGGATTCAGATTGAAGAAATCCCGATCGCGCAGGCGGCCCAACCCACCGCGCAGCCCACCATCTTGGTTCCCTTAAGCGTGGTGGTCTGTTACGACGGGGTGCATGCCAACAAGAGTTGTGACATCGACGAAGGGGTGGCAGGGGTGACGGTCTACGTGACCGACGAACAAAGCGGGACGATTTTGGCGCAGGCCGTGACCGACCCCAGTGGGCGAGCGGCGATGAGCGTGCGGGTGCGCGATACGGCCATGCTGATTGTCAGCATGCCCTCGTTTGATGCGACCCAACGCGTATCCGCCCGCATGCCGCAGGTCAAGCCGATCATGGTCTCAACCGTGACCCCCCTACCCGCGCTGTTACCGTGA
- a CDS encoding carboxypeptidase-like regulatory domain-containing protein: MKLFLLVFFATLTPVVAGRGDLTLLIRDPAGQPLPQLTVTVFHDTDDAGRVLVATVTTDATGRIMLPQLAWGLYIVQFQGEGIQAAEQQNMGLLDDGGGVSNGFGVRFAETARTERFVLTPLNGEPALVPLFDMAASDDAPPQPYDPLLAMIGVPTPTPFLLRDVVEGRVDASGQPIRARWDAGCLIGLGLILWGMALIAFLGWWRLRRPRPPIPTKEANDAGLDG; this comes from the coding sequence ATGAAGCTGTTCCTGTTGGTGTTCTTTGCAACGCTTACGCCCGTGGTCGCAGGGCGCGGCGACTTGACCCTGCTTATCCGCGACCCAGCAGGACAGCCCCTCCCCCAGTTAACCGTGACCGTGTTTCACGATACGGACGACGCAGGGCGGGTGCTGGTCGCGACCGTGACGACCGATGCCACCGGACGAATCATGCTGCCGCAGCTGGCATGGGGCCTGTACATCGTGCAGTTTCAGGGTGAAGGGATTCAGGCAGCGGAGCAGCAAAACATGGGGCTGCTCGATGACGGCGGTGGAGTCAGCAATGGCTTTGGCGTGCGGTTTGCCGAGACGGCCCGCACCGAGCGCTTTGTACTCACGCCCCTGAATGGCGAACCCGCCCTGGTCCCGCTCTTTGACATGGCTGCCAGCGATGATGCCCCACCGCAACCCTATGATCCGCTGCTCGCGATGATCGGGGTTCCGACCCCTACGCCGTTTTTGCTGCGTGATGTCGTCGAAGGGCGGGTGGATGCGAGCGGCCAGCCGATCCGCGCACGCTGGGATGCAGGCTGCTTGATCGGCCTTGGTCTCATCCTGTGGGGCATGGCGCTCATCGCGTTTTTGGGCTGGTGGCGATTACGGCGGCCCCGCCCCCCAATCCCAACAAAGGAGGCCAACGATGCCGGATTGGATGGATAA
- a CDS encoding M23 family metallopeptidase yields the protein MNERAIGSSILVASLIVLLACAPTYGDEDSPPTIVANWQCPTPSPLPTIQVGVLPTPEPPPEATYIPGSEPTAEAIYTTPLPTATPYVRTGSDYYVNQRIQINSYTLRVTSYRTQPASNGNAYHLVTLALENPTHVPWPLYLDFSQLRAVKGTDGRMIQATWYPSEEAAQQLGISPANDPPLEESGDTLIGGYPIGTSSRTLVFEAPAGDAQAWGITLTNADTSRDDGAGSGQVWVLLRSDPNCTVGIGGGASEGGTIPTAGAPSTGSGRWPVPLDTPITRGYACHSYFTGTRGPCGGATPWWHDGIDFAKPEGTPLYATRDMTVLFAGRDTSTIDCSGISGSKPPHGGFGNYVKTQDAQGYSYWYGHVSAWSVSAGQTVRAGQQLASMGSTGCSTGSHLHFRVRLNGLDRNPLDVIAK from the coding sequence ATGAACGAGCGAGCCATTGGATCAAGCATCCTTGTGGCAAGCCTGATTGTTTTGTTGGCATGTGCGCCGACCTACGGCGACGAGGATAGCCCGCCAACCATTGTAGCAAACTGGCAATGCCCCACCCCCTCACCGCTGCCAACCATCCAAGTGGGGGTCTTGCCCACGCCGGAACCGCCCCCCGAAGCCACCTACATTCCAGGTTCCGAGCCAACGGCTGAGGCAATCTACACAACCCCGCTGCCAACGGCGACCCCGTATGTGCGAACCGGCAGTGATTACTATGTCAACCAGCGGATTCAAATCAATAGCTACACGCTGCGCGTGACCAGTTACCGGACGCAGCCTGCCAGTAATGGCAATGCCTACCATCTGGTGACACTGGCCTTAGAAAATCCGACGCACGTCCCATGGCCGCTATATCTCGACTTTTCGCAGCTGCGGGCGGTGAAGGGCACGGACGGACGCATGATCCAGGCGACGTGGTATCCGAGCGAGGAAGCCGCGCAGCAGTTGGGCATCAGCCCCGCCAACGACCCGCCCTTAGAAGAATCCGGCGATACCTTGATCGGCGGCTATCCCATTGGGACGAGTAGCCGCACGCTGGTGTTTGAAGCGCCCGCAGGCGACGCGCAGGCGTGGGGGATTACGCTCACGAATGCCGATACCAGCCGCGATGATGGGGCAGGCAGTGGCCAAGTCTGGGTGCTGTTACGCAGTGACCCCAACTGCACGGTCGGCATTGGCGGCGGAGCCAGTGAGGGCGGCACGATTCCGACCGCAGGCGCACCGAGTACCGGATCAGGGCGGTGGCCTGTTCCCTTAGACACGCCGATTACCCGTGGCTACGCCTGCCATTCCTACTTCACAGGCACGCGCGGCCCGTGTGGTGGCGCGACCCCGTGGTGGCATGACGGCATCGACTTCGCCAAGCCGGAAGGCACGCCGCTGTATGCAACCCGCGATATGACGGTGCTGTTTGCCGGACGCGACACCTCGACGATTGATTGTTCGGGGATCAGCGGGTCAAAGCCACCGCATGGTGGCTTCGGAAATTATGTCAAAACACAGGATGCGCAAGGCTACAGTTATTGGTACGGGCACGTTTCGGCGTGGTCAGTCAGCGCAGGCCAAACCGTGCGGGCAGGCCAGCAGCTTGCCTCGATGGGGTCAACAGGCTGTTCCACTGGCTCGCACCTGCACTTTCGGGTGCGGTTGAATGGCCTCGACAGAAATCCTTTAGACGTTATTGCGAAATAA
- a CDS encoding single-stranded DNA-binding protein, producing the protein MASDVNLVVIEGRVVSDLESKVTAGNSSLTTFRIANHRWIPGNEGREGREETNFLAVSCWGNVADRVAQRVSKGCKVVIKGRWQVRQWQDQESGQQREGHELVADDVAVTHEPRGAER; encoded by the coding sequence ATGGCAAGCGATGTCAATCTGGTGGTGATCGAGGGGCGGGTGGTGAGCGATCTCGAATCCAAGGTAACGGCAGGCAATAGCTCACTCACGACCTTTCGGATTGCCAATCACCGCTGGATACCGGGCAACGAAGGGCGGGAAGGGCGTGAGGAGACGAACTTTCTGGCCGTGAGTTGTTGGGGGAATGTGGCCGACCGCGTGGCGCAGCGCGTGAGCAAAGGCTGCAAGGTGGTGATCAAAGGCCGTTGGCAAGTGCGCCAATGGCAGGATCAAGAGAGCGGCCAGCAACGCGAAGGCCACGAACTGGTGGCGGATGACGTGGCGGTCACGCACGAGCCACGCGGAGCCGAGCGATGA
- a CDS encoding NACHT domain-containing protein: MDFYSPETLQNILLGVAGNGLTSVLAFYSLRLKDSLSAKQKQILKDIVDKRLPNIMDRSLEDFKNDFDWTDRDNLELVCLFLESPEVDLVIRKIYSSSLFNDNKDIVDLRDEFISLFMIYVGSDGSDQNDNGGYLFSLLLNNIELNLNIAIESGIISAIDAKSSIRHNIILRELKEIQRKIEDIRLYKKSDVKIINLFEEDLRKMVSVREKYIRPPFIDISRKFLIDEIYVIPNFQTTHNDDITMDELNANIHRTVILGNPGAGKSTFTQKLCFDLTEKYSDKMISNRLLTPVRIILRDYGEEKKVSNFSIIEYIKYISSVNYQIQAPDGAFEYLLSNGRLLVLFDGLDELVDTSYRQEISNDIETFSARYPSTPIIVTSREVGYDQAPLDEKVFDVYHLSAFAQTQVEDYVNKWFQIYTELNKDEQERKINSFLLESEGLDDVRSNPLMLALMCNIYRGENYIPRNRPDVYKKCTEMLFERWDKGRGIQVFLPMEAHLKPTMMFLAHWIYSEPKFQKGVVEDYLINKATGYLYPKKINDKDEAETIARKFIEFCKGRAWVFTDTGTTNLGERLYQFTHRTFLEYFTAMFLTRMNPTPPRLVKILMPRIAKKEWDVVCQLAYHIMSGNGEDLGDELLINTMKIGKKYKQDENISVFIATCLKFIIPSYDVINSCVSYIYDSLYKNAINILNDKKLYRFNNASFDDALRLFFQYPLEIRKSVLDILNSIIKKDIFEGDIISKALAFDIMIFIEDMKGHIAKEDIQGYIWDSNNIIDDYIEIYEEACGIHPYLSIYFLYKKNDISIMISKHGIKPIFDSSTSFVQRRSYANLMCLIDSCLMIDKDDKEIIVNHRKLISDIVDYIYKNRYQNIVIYENPEAYFGLVGNFVYPKKRGVNVINISEDFEIDDEFMFILGIMFAIDLEKHKKDIDMTVLSKKFIPDKLLPMVTCLLSRFLENKNQDLSYIESLQIAPDKKEALVGWIKGEFTFLSIAFESL; this comes from the coding sequence ATGGACTTTTATAGCCCTGAAACCCTTCAAAATATTTTGCTAGGCGTGGCTGGTAACGGTTTGACTTCAGTATTGGCATTTTATAGTCTTCGATTGAAAGATAGCCTTAGTGCTAAACAGAAGCAAATATTGAAAGATATAGTGGATAAACGCCTTCCAAACATAATGGATCGTTCTTTAGAGGATTTCAAAAACGACTTTGATTGGACTGACAGGGATAACTTAGAGTTGGTTTGCTTGTTTCTTGAAAGCCCAGAAGTTGATCTTGTTATCAGAAAAATATATTCATCTAGCCTTTTTAATGATAACAAAGATATTGTTGATTTGAGGGATGAGTTTATTTCATTATTCATGATATATGTGGGAAGTGATGGATCTGATCAGAATGATAATGGAGGATATTTATTCAGCCTCCTACTAAATAATATAGAATTAAATCTAAATATTGCAATAGAAAGTGGTATAATTTCTGCCATTGATGCAAAATCATCTATAAGACATAATATAATTCTAAGAGAATTAAAGGAAATTCAAAGAAAAATCGAAGATATTAGATTATATAAAAAAAGTGATGTGAAAATTATAAACTTATTTGAGGAAGACTTACGGAAAATGGTTTCGGTTAGAGAGAAATATATTAGACCACCATTCATTGACATATCAAGAAAATTCTTGATAGATGAGATATATGTCATTCCAAATTTTCAGACAACACATAATGATGATATTACGATGGATGAGTTAAATGCAAACATTCATAGGACAGTAATTTTAGGTAATCCAGGAGCTGGGAAATCTACTTTCACACAAAAGCTGTGCTTTGACTTAACAGAGAAATATAGTGACAAAATGATCTCTAATAGATTATTAACCCCTGTACGTATTATTTTAAGAGATTATGGGGAAGAGAAAAAAGTAAGTAATTTTTCTATAATTGAGTATATAAAATATATATCGAGTGTGAATTATCAGATACAAGCTCCAGATGGAGCTTTTGAATATCTATTATCTAATGGGCGTCTTTTAGTACTATTTGATGGATTAGATGAACTTGTTGATACAAGCTATAGACAAGAAATTAGTAATGATATCGAGACATTTTCTGCTAGATATCCTTCTACTCCTATTATCGTTACTTCTAGAGAAGTAGGATATGATCAAGCTCCTTTAGATGAAAAAGTATTTGATGTCTACCATTTATCTGCCTTTGCGCAGACTCAAGTCGAAGATTATGTCAATAAATGGTTTCAAATATATACTGAACTCAATAAAGACGAACAGGAGAGAAAAATTAATTCATTCTTATTAGAAAGTGAAGGGCTAGATGATGTTAGATCTAATCCGTTAATGCTTGCTTTAATGTGTAATATTTATCGAGGTGAGAATTATATACCTAGAAATAGACCTGATGTCTATAAAAAATGTACCGAAATGTTATTTGAAAGATGGGATAAAGGTAGAGGAATTCAAGTATTTCTTCCGATGGAAGCACATTTAAAGCCTACTATGATGTTCTTAGCTCATTGGATATACTCCGAGCCTAAATTCCAGAAAGGAGTTGTTGAAGATTATCTAATTAATAAAGCTACGGGATACTTATATCCTAAGAAGATTAATGATAAAGATGAAGCTGAAACTATAGCCCGGAAATTCATTGAGTTTTGTAAAGGTCGAGCCTGGGTATTTACAGATACAGGAACAACCAATCTAGGTGAACGCTTATATCAATTTACGCATAGAACTTTCCTTGAATATTTTACTGCAATGTTTTTAACAAGAATGAATCCCACTCCACCTCGTTTAGTAAAGATATTAATGCCAAGAATAGCCAAGAAAGAATGGGATGTCGTATGTCAACTTGCATATCATATTATGTCTGGTAATGGAGAGGATCTAGGTGATGAATTGTTAATAAATACAATGAAGATAGGAAAGAAATATAAACAGGATGAAAATATATCTGTATTTATTGCAACCTGTTTGAAATTTATTATACCATCTTATGATGTAATTAATTCATGCGTGAGTTATATATATGATAGTTTATATAAAAATGCAATAAATATATTGAATGACAAGAAATTGTATAGATTTAATAACGCGTCATTTGATGATGCATTAAGATTATTTTTTCAATACCCTTTAGAGATAAGGAAGTCTGTACTTGATATATTAAACTCAATAATTAAGAAAGATATATTTGAAGGAGATATTATATCAAAAGCTTTAGCTTTTGATATAATGATTTTTATAGAAGATATGAAGGGTCATATTGCAAAAGAAGATATTCAAGGATATATATGGGATTCAAATAATATTATTGATGATTATATTGAGATTTATGAAGAAGCATGTGGGATTCATCCTTATTTAAGTATTTACTTTCTTTACAAAAAGAATGATATAAGTATTATGATATCTAAACATGGGATTAAGCCTATTTTTGACTCTTCTACATCTTTCGTTCAAAGGAGATCATATGCTAATCTTATGTGTTTAATAGATTCTTGTTTGATGATAGATAAAGATGATAAAGAAATTATTGTAAATCACAGGAAATTGATTTCCGATATTGTGGATTATATATATAAAAATAGATATCAAAATATTGTAATTTATGAAAATCCTGAAGCATATTTTGGGTTAGTAGGGAATTTTGTGTATCCAAAAAAAAGAGGTGTAAATGTTATAAACATAAGCGAAGATTTTGAAATTGATGATGAATTTATGTTTATACTAGGTATAATGTTTGCTATTGACTTAGAAAAACATAAAAAAGATATAGATATGACAGTATTATCAAAGAAATTTATACCTGATAAATTACTACCTATGGTAACATGTTTACTCAGTAGGTTCTTGGAAAACAAAAATCAAGATCTCTCTTATATAGAGTCTCTTCAAATAGCACCTGATAAAAAAGAGGCTCTCGTTGGATGGATAAAAGGTGAATTTACTTTCCTATCAATAGCTTTTGAATCCTTGTAA